The Henckelia pumila isolate YLH828 chromosome 2, ASM3356847v2, whole genome shotgun sequence genome includes a window with the following:
- the LOC140882963 gene encoding probable inactive receptor kinase At1g48480, which yields MVSHHFYFLLLFLSTLSDLTLSDLENDRTALLRLRAAIRGRTLLWNRTDATPCSWEGVTCDNTTNRVIGLRLPGDGLVGQLPTNTVGNLSELRALSLRRNALSGPLPSDLALCTHLIDLHLQGNNFSGEIPSSFFTLTNLVRVNLARNNFSGDFSSGFNELTSLRTLYLENNQFTGSLPDLSGLNNLRQFNVSFNRLTGSIPMRLHGFSAQSFIGTSLCGGVLVSCSNAKDGSNLSGGAIAGISVGSVVGLLSILMILFILRRKYRTGDILSPAERSPMPPSPVKPTEHESWDRKPVILPEENIMESNNIFSSQYTSDQRLKMAIKNGGSDGLVFIGDDVNTFTLQDLLKSSAEVLGKGRVGSTYKAYLENGAQVIVKRLRNVVVSEKEFRSKIEDVGSLIHENLLPLRGYFYGREEKLLVYEPMPNGSLFALLHVGNKKQPLSWEIRSRIALGAARAIEYLHSNGPGTTHGNIKSSNIFLTNYYYARVSEQGLTQVVSPSSNMDGYRAPEVTDSRRTLQPADVYSFGVILLELLTSKSPDDALTEEGIILPSWVRSVVQEKWTIEVFDPELLEYENLQEQMVQLLHLAISCTSQSPERRPVMAEITRRIGEICGSRD from the exons ATGGTTTCCCACCATTTCTACTTCCTCCTCCTCTTCCTCTCAACTCTCTCTGATCTGACGCTCTCCGACCTCGAAAACGATCGCACCGCCCTCCTCCGCCTCCGTGCCGCCATCCGCGGCCGCACTCTACTGTGGAACCGAACTGATGCCACACCATGTTCGTGGGAAGGCGTAACATGCGACAACACAACCAACCGCGTGATCGGTCTTCGACTCCCAGGCGACGGCCTAGTCGGGCAGCTTCCGACAAACACTGTCGGAAACTTGAGCGAACTCCGAGCCCTCAGCCTCAGGCGCAATGCGCTTTCCGGCCCGCTGCCTTCCGACTTGGCCTTGTGCACTCACCTGATTGATCTTCACCTGCAAGGCAACAACTTCTCCGGTGAAATTCCAAGCAGTTTCTTCACTCTGACCAATCTTGTACGTGTGAACTTAGCAAGAAACAATTTTTCTGGGGATTTTTCATCCGGGTTCAACGAGTTAACAAGCTTGAGAACATTGTACTTGGAAAACAACCAATTCACTGGATCACTCCCTGATTTGAGTGGCCTCAACAACCTGAGGCAGTTCAATGTTTCATTTAATCGGTTAACCGGATCGATTCCAATGCGTTTACATGGTTTCTCTGCTCAATCTTTCATAGGAACCTCTCTATGTGGTGGAGTTCTTGTTTCCTGTTCAAATGCCAAAGATGGAAGCAACCTTTCAGGTGGGGCAATAGCCGGAATTTCGGTTGGATCAGTTGTTGGGTTGCTTTCAATTCTCATGATTTTGTTCATTTTACGGAGAAAATACAGAACTGGAGATATCCTTTCTCCTGCTGAGAGGTCTCCGATGCCACCCTCCCCTGTCAAGCCGACGGAACACGAATCCTGGGACCGGAAACCTGTTATTTTACCAGAGGAAAATATAATGGAATCGAACAATATATTTTCAAGCCAATACACATCAGATCAGAGGTTGAAAATGGCAATCAAGAATGGTGGGAGTGATGGATTGGTATTCATCGGGGACGATGTTAATACATTCACTTTACAAGACCTGTTGAAATCATCGGCTGAAGTTTTGGGAAAGGGTAGAGTTGGATCGACATATAAGGCATATTTAGAGAATGGAGCTCAAGTGATTGTGAAGAGGTTGAGAAATGTCGTTGTTTCTGAGAAAGAGTTTAGGTCGAAAATCGAAGATGTGGGATCGTTGATTCATGAGAATTTGTTGCCTCTCAGAGGCTATTTTTATGGAAGAGAAGAGAAGCTTCTGGTTTACGAGCCGATGCCCAATGGGAGCTTGTTTGCACTTTTGCATG TGGGAAACAAGAAGCAACCATTATCTTGGGAAATCAGGAGCAGAATCGCCCTGGGGGCAGCTCGAGCCATCGAATATCTGCACTCCAACGGCCCTGGGACGACACATGGGAACATCAAGTCATCAAACATATTCCTCACAAACTACTACTATGCACGTGTATCCGAGCAAGGCCTAACACAAGTCGTCTCCCCCTCATCCAACATGGACGGCTACCGAGCTCCAGAAGTAACAGACTCACGCAGGACTTTACAGCCGGCTGATGTATACAGTTTTGGTGTCATACTGCTCGAACTTCTCACGAGTAAATCGCCAGACGATGCTTTGACAGAAGAAGGGATCATTCTCCCTAGTTGGGTGCGATCGGTAGTTCAAGAAAAATGGACGATCGAAGTGTTTGATCCCGAGTTACTAGAGTATGAGAATCTTCAGGAACAAATGGTGCAGCTCTTGCATTTGGCTATTTCTTGCACTTCACAGAGCCCTGAGAGAAGACCTGTGATGGCGGAGATTACACGGCGGATTGGTGAAATTTGTGGTTCAAGAGATTAA